The stretch of DNA CGGCGACGGTCACAGCGACGTCGACGATCCGATCGACGACCCCGAGTCGGTGTCCCACGAGGAGGACGACGGCACCACCGAGGCCGGAACGGAACTCGGAAGTACGGTCGAGGTCGATCCCGGCGTCGATATCGACGAAGAGATCGCCGAAGACGACCTCCTCGGCGGTCTCAAGATCGATTCGACGGACGATATCGAAATTCCGGATCGACTCGTCGACCAGGTCATCGGACAGGACGAAGCGCGAGATATCATCATCAAAGCGGCGAAACAGCGCCGCCACGTCATGATGATCGGTTCGCCGGGGACCGGAAAGTCGATGCTGGCGAAGGCGATGAGCCAACTGCTTCCACAGGAGGATCTCCAGGACGTCCTCCTCTACCACAACCCGGATGACGGCAACGAGCCGAAGGTCCGAACCGTCCCCGCGGGGAAGGGCGAACAGATCGTCGCCGCCCACAGGGAGGAAGCCAACAAGCGCAACCGGATGCGCTCGATCCTGATGTGGGTCGTCATCGCCGTCATCATCGGCTATACGATCCTCTCCTCCTCCTCTCTCTTGCTGGGAATTCTCGCGGCAGGAGTTGTCTGGTTGATCTTCCGGACCATGAGCCAGGGGTCGGACACGATGGTTCCGAACATGCTCATCAACAACGGCGACAAGCGCACCGCGCCGTTCGAGGACGCGACCGGTGCCCACGCCGGCGCACTGCTGGGCGACGTCCGCCACGACCCGTTCCAGTCCGGCGGGATGGGAACCCCGAGTCACGACCGGGTCGAAGCCGGTTCCATTCACAAGTCCAACAAGGGCGTGCTCTTCCTCGACGAGATCAACACGCTCGACGTCCGCACCCAGCAGAAGCTGATGACGGCGATCCAGGAGGGCGAGTTCTCGATTACGGGCCAGTCCGAGCGCTCCTCGGGCGCGATGGTCCAGACCGAGCCCGTCCCCTGTAACTTCATCATGATCGCCGCGGGGAACCTGGACGCGATGGAGAACATGCACCCCGCGCTCCGCAATCGAATCAAGGGGTACGGCTACGAGGTCTACATGGAGGACACCATCGAAGACACTCCCGAGATGCGGCGCAAGTACGTCCGCTTCATCGCCCAGGAGGTCGAACGCGACGGTCGCCTCCCACACTTCACCGCCGACGCCGTCGAGGAACTCATCCTCGAGTCCAAGCGTCGCTCGGGTCGGAAGAACCACCTGACGCTACACTTCCGTACCCTCGGCGGACTGGTCCGCGTCGCCGGCGACATCGCTCGCTCGGAGGACCGAGAACGAACCACTCGCGACGACGTCTTGCGAGCCAAAGACCGTTCGCGATCGATCGAGCAACAGCTCGCCGACGACTACATCGAACGGCGCAAGGACTACGAACTGCAGGTCACTAAAGACGGCGTCGAGGGTCGCGTCAACGGCCTGGCCGTCATGGGCGAGGACTCCGGTATCATGCTCCCCGTCATGGCCGAAATCGCCCCCGCACAGGGTGGTGGACAGGTAATCGCGACGGGGCAACTCAAGGAGATGGCCGAGGAGTCCGTCCAGAACGTCTCGGCGATCATCAAGAAGTTCTCGGACGTCGACCTCTCGGAGAAAGACATCCACATCCAGTTCGTCCAGGCCGGTCAACAGGGTGTCGACGGCGACTCCGCCTCCATCACGGTGGCGACCGCCGTCATCAGCGCCCTCGAGGACATTCCGGTCGACCAGTCGATCGCGATGACCGGATCGCTGTCGGTGCGGGGCGACGTGCTCCCGGTTGGCGGGGTCACTCACAAGATCGAAGCCGCCGCCAAAGCCGGCTGCAAGACGGTCATCATCCCCAAGGCTAACGAACAAGACGTCATGATCGAAGACGAGTACGAGGAGATGATCGAGATCGTCCCCTGTTCGAACATCAGCGAGGTCCTCGAGGTTGCCCTCATGAGCGAACCGAAGAAGGACTCGCTGCTCGATCGACTCAGGTCGATCACCGGTACCGCCTTCGACCAGGGCTCCGTCGGCTCCGCGAGCGGCTCGAACCCGAGCCTGCAGTAATTGACGCGGTGCCGGCGGCCGTCGACTACGACGCGGACCGGCAGCTCTCTATCGCCGAACGGTTTCGCGGACGGGATACCGACTCGCTGTCGGATGTCGTGGCTGCGTCGGTGGACGAACTGATCGCGGATGGAATGTGATTCGCGACACCGCACACCTGACTGAACGGTCAGTAAGGTTTATGTCGACCTCTGACTAACGTTCTACCAGTAGCAGTGTTGTCTCTGAGATTACGATAGTACGAATGTAACGTCATCGAACACGCGAAGTTGATACCGCTTACTCGTCCAACAACACTGGCTCTATTTTCGCTCCGCGGACGGGACAGTCGGCCCGTTTCGCGGTACTCCTGCGTAATCGACAGTGGATGCGATAGCCGTTTGATCCATCGTTCCGGTGTGATCGACGAATTGCTCGTGGCGAGCACGAACCGTGGATTCACTGACGCCTGTAATAGCCGTCAACTCCGCCGCACTCGTCCGGAGATCGTCCGTCTCCGCAGCGTACAACCACGAATCGGTATCGGGCTACGCAGGTCGCTCACGCTCTTGAGTCGGCCGCCTCGTAGTTCGTGCTCTCCTCGAGGAACGCGCGCAATTGTCGACGGACCCGTTCTCCCGACGGGGACGGACAACAATCGGCGAGCGCATCGATTTGGCGGCGGCACACGTCTACCGGAGTCGACGATTTCGAAGATTCCGCGGTCACCGTCTTTGGTGACCTCAGGTGCAACCACAGATGATACTCGAACGCACTTCCGGCCTCGATCAGTCGCCGTCGGTAGTCGTCGGCTTCGGTGACGATTCTTGCGAGCTCGGCTGCGCCACCGGTGAGCGCACCGAACCGTCGACCGACGTCCAGATCGGGGTGTCGGATCACGGTTTCGGCTCCGTAATCCATCGCATTGCCCTCTTGCACTCGCCTGCTCGCTCGGACGAGAACCCCGAAACAGCGCTGGACGACTCGGGGCGAAGCACGAACCGAAAGCATCGTTTCGAACGCCGTTGACTCGAGGAGATCCCCTCGAAGGATGTCGCGCGTCGGGTCGTATTCGGCGGTCGTCGAACGGGGTCGCTCGAGCGCGGTTCGGTGAACGCGCGTCTGTAACGACGCGAGTTCGAGGGCGACTGCGATGGGGAGAATCCGATCGGGAACGCGGGTACCAGCGCTGAATCCGTCGAACAGCGCCAGAAACACCTGTCCGCGCGTTCGAGGGCGACCGATCGATACCGGCCCCTCGCGATACTGCTCGAACTCGTCCACGTCGGGGAGGTGGTTTCGAAGCGCGTCTTCGATCGCTGCTCGTCTCCGGGTGATCGTTTCTCTCATATTCCGTGTCTATCGGGCGCTACTATCCTCGCGCAGTTTCTCTACGGTCGCCGGTTCGTACTCCCGTTACTGTTCGATCAGTTCACATCACTATGAAGTCTTTGCATTTCTCGCTCGAGGACCTCGAAACGTGCCGTCGTTACGACCCGCCCGAGGCGCACGGGACGCGGCGTCTGTCCGATCTCACTCCGTCCCGTCTGACTCCTCGAGTAGCTGTCGATCGATATATTCTATGAGACTCCGACGGTTTCGACGATACAGGTCCTCGTCTTCGAGCGTCGCCACCCGTTCCATCGTCCCGATACTCATCGTAAGAATGAAGTCCACCGTCTGCTCCGGATCGACCGATCGAAACTGTCCCGAATCGATACCGCGTTCTATCACGCTCGTCAACTCCGAGCGGAGTAAGTCATCGTTTTGTGCGATCAAATCGTGGTACGCTTCGCTGTGGGGTGCCTGCGATCGAATCTCGAAGAACGCCTGTCGGAACCGAAGTTGATCGTCGTCCAATCGAGCGGGAAGAATCCGTTCGATCAATCCGATGAGTTGCTCGTACGGATCGCCGTCGATATCGTCTTTGATGTTCGAGTCGAATCGCTCGAGGAGATATCGTAGAAAATCGGTGAGGAGATCGTCTTTATCATCGTAGTGATAGTACAGAAGCCCCTTGCTCTTGTCGAATTCGGCGGCGATATTCGAGATGGTCGTATCCGGATAGCCGTGTTTGCACAACGCCTGATACGTTGCACGCATTATCGCGTCCGTCGTTTCGTCGGATCGTGATTGTGCGGCCATCGATACGCCTCCTATGCGTAGAAGGTACATGATTTTTGGCATCCGTTTCTGAGCGTGTGTACGCGAGACTGACCCCGCTTTAGAGTCGGTTCGCCTCTGTTGGAACCTTCTTTTCCAGGGTTCGCATCACATTCCTGCGGTTCTCCAGATGTCGTCAAGTCGCCCATCTCTCGACGTTAGAGTGGATGCACTCGAAACACCCTTGTAGCTGTTCGGTTCGTGCGTTGTCTGGCATCTCTCGTTCGATCCGGATTACAATCAGTAATCGAATCGTGGATCAGGTTTGGTATCAAGTTACGGCCGGTCGATCTCGCCCGTTCACCAGCGAACATCTCGATAACCCGAACAGTATTTGAAAGAGATATTTGGCAAGATGAAGCGACGCACTACGCTTCACCAACAGCGATTCGGTGGTATCGTTCAGTTCGTAGTCGGTGGTGTCGTTCCGTTCGTAGCGCGGGAGTCGTCCCAGGGAAACGCGTAGGTCGGCTCGTTCACGAACCGATCGAGGGACGCCCGGAGCGAGACGCGAGAACCGCTCGGGAGCGAGACCCGGACCGCATTGGACTCGAGACGCACGCGCTCGGTTCCGTACTCGAGGGCCGTGAATTCGTGTTCGCCGTACGCGCCGGCCTGAACGATTAGTTCGCGGTCCGCGCCGCCGCCGTTGACGAGCTCGAGGGCGACGCCGTCGCGGGTCACGTCCTTGACCAGCGCGGAGACGCCCGGCGGAAGCCCCGACCGTTCGCGTTCGGCGTCGAAGTGGCGGAACTGTGCCATCACGAGGCCGCCGTAGTAGACGGGCTGAGATGCCCCCATCGTGAGCTGGAGGAGCCCACGATGGAAGACCGGGCTTCGATCGCGGAGGTAATCTTCGTCGACGTTGTCGGGAACGCTGCCTTCCTCGCGAAGGAGTGTGAGGTGATCCTGAACATGGGCGTGGTTCGCTTCCATGATCCGTTCGGGATAGGCGGGAAAGTCGCCGTCGAGTCGACTCAGGGCGACGAGCAACAGCGTCTGGCTCGCCTAGATTTAAGCGGGGGTGGGTATGGGCGGAGATATGGATCGAACGAGTGGCGGTACTACCGGTGTGGGCGAGCGGTGTCGTTTCGCTCGGCGGAAATTCCTGGCCCTCACCGGAATCGGGTTCACCGGAACGCTGGCTGGGTGCAGCGAACTCGAATCCCGCGCCGACGGATCGAAGACCAAGGACATCGATCCTGACAACTCAGCGGGATTCGACGGGAGTTTCCTCGCCGAGTCGGCGAGTTCCCACATCGGAGCGACGGCGGCTCGAACGTCGTCTTCGACCACTGCTCAGTAAGCTGGGGCACTGACGAGAGCATCTCGACCAACAGCGGTCCCGAAAACCCGGACATCACGTTCAGCAACAACCTCATCGCGGAGTGCCTGAACGACTCGATCCACCCGAAAGGAGCCCACTCTTACGGCACGCTCGTGATGGATCGCAGCAAACGGGTGACCATCGCGGGGAACCTGTGGGCGAACACGGTCGCCCGCCACCCGCGGCTCAAAGGCGGCTCGAGTTCGGTCGTCGCGAACAACGTGGGGTACAACTTCGAGCGCGCGCTCAACCTCGGCGGCGGCGTCGACGACGAGACGACCGCCACTATCATCCGGAACTACTACCGCGCCGGACCGCGGACGCCCACCGACGACACCGTCATCGGCACGACCTACACCGATGCGCAGGGGCCGATAACAGCCTACATCGCGTACAACGAGACCGAGCCGAATTCGATGCCGGTGTCCGGAGCCGGGAGCGGGATCACGATGGCCGACAAACGCCCTTGTGGCCCGACGGACTGGAAACCGTTCCGGGATGGCAGGCCTACGAAGCCGTGTTCTCGGGTGTCGGGGCTCGTCCCGCCGACCGAGCGTACCACGACGAACGGATACTCGAGCACGTTCGCGAAGGAACGGGATCGATTATCGACAGCCAGTCGGCCGTCGGCGGCTATCCCGAGCCAGCGACAACGACCCATTCGCTGGATGTGCCCGACGACGGCTTGGACGAGTGGCTCGCACAGTGGACTCGAGCCGTCGAGAACCCCGATGCGAGTCCGCCCTGACCGCGATACGCCGTCGCTACCAAGACGGTGAATCGACGAGACGATCAAACGCCCGCCGTTGTGATGATTGCCCCCATCTCGCGGATGGACTCGGTTCCCCCCCCCTGCCGAATATTTACAATAGTGCAGACGTAATGCTCTGTTTTCAGAATTACAGACATGTGGGTGTAAATGCCGAGTACCGGATTTCGGCGAAGCGATATCCGTATTTCGGGTCCGACGTTTTCGAGGGTCAATACACCGATATATCGGACATCGTCAGTGTTCGCGAGAAGAAAATGAAGAAGCCGCTTCTGGAGGGGGACGATGACAGCTACCGGTGTCGAAACCGATCCGAAGACGTTCCGATCATGGTTGAGACACTCACACATGGATTAGACAGGGAGATGACGATTATTCAGCCCCAAATTACCGATTGCGGACGGGCACCCGTAAGCGGATTTCTCCGCTAATAGTTCCCTCTTGGGGAACAGATATATAACGGAGAACCATACTACAACATAGTATGACAAAACCACCCAAGAAACGAACGGGGCGCAGGATACAATCGGTGGAAATCGCGTTCAATATCCTCGATGCCGTACGGAAGAACGATCAGATCACCGTGACAGAACTAGCCGACGAACTCAGCCACTCGAAGAGTACGATACACAGTCACCTACAGACCTTAGAAGAGCAAGAGATTATCGTTCGCTACGACGACGGCTACCGACTGAGCCTCCAGGTACTGGACATGGCTAACGACGTCCGCGATCAGGTCGCTAACTACGACGTGATCGTCGACGAGGTCGACGAACTGGCGGCCGAGACGGGGGAAATCGCTCAGTTTGGCCTCGAAGAACACGGGAAAGTATCCTACCTCTACAAGGCGATGGGAAATCAGGCGGTCGAAACGGCGTCACGCGCCGGTGGGAAACAGCCGATGTACTCGACCTCGCTCGGAAAAGCCATTCTCGCGTTCCTTCCGTCCGACAAACGGGACGCGATCGTCAGCGACACGACGTTCGCGTCGAAAACGCCGAAAACGATCACGGACCCGAACAGTCTCGACGAGGAACTCGACACGATCGCCGAGCGCGGGTACGCGATCGACGACGAGGAAAACATCGAGGGACTTCGCTGTGTCGCCGCGCCCGTCAGGAACGGAAAAACGGTGCTCGGTGCCATCAGTATCACAGGTCCGGCCAGTCGGATCACGGACGACTACCTGCACGGCGAACTCGCCGACAGCGTCCAACGAGCCGCAAACGTCATCGAACTCAATACCAAATTCTCCTAGATCCGAGTGCGGACGATGGGTTCGAGTCCCGGTCGCGTTCATGTGGCGGAAATCATAGTTAGGTCTGAGATTACGACGGGTCAGACGGCGTGAATGCCCGTAACGTAGGAGGGATCAGCCACGATCCCAGTAACGGTTACGGTCGTATCCGAAAAATGTACATTCACCGGGAAAAGATTTATCAAGAGGAGTATTGTCTCACTCAACGGTGTAACAGAATGACACACGATAGACGATCCTTCCTTCGAGCGATCGGTGTAGGGAGCCTCGGCGTGACTGCAGCAACGCTATCCAGTGGAACGACCGCAGCGACAACCATCATCACGATTTGTGGGGGCGGTGCGGATATCTGGACCACGAAGCATCGGTGTTCGGTTAAGCGGAGAAACCAGGAGACTGCGCTCTATTGACGAGGTTATCGTTGTAGACCGCGTGGAAAGAGGTTGTGTTAACAGAACTCTCCCCAGACCTCATTCGACGACGGTTGACTTCTCTCTTTCCAGCAGAGCTTATCGAAGACATCGCGTACGAGCGCGATGTCGTTCAGCGCAAACGCACGATCG from Natronorubrum halophilum encodes:
- the lonB gene encoding ATP-dependent protease LonB, which gives rise to MNNDTNVDDPPEDPSDAVPAEERPERRGDQSPLEADGDGHSDVDDPIDDPESVSHEEDDGTTEAGTELGSTVEVDPGVDIDEEIAEDDLLGGLKIDSTDDIEIPDRLVDQVIGQDEARDIIIKAAKQRRHVMMIGSPGTGKSMLAKAMSQLLPQEDLQDVLLYHNPDDGNEPKVRTVPAGKGEQIVAAHREEANKRNRMRSILMWVVIAVIIGYTILSSSSLLLGILAAGVVWLIFRTMSQGSDTMVPNMLINNGDKRTAPFEDATGAHAGALLGDVRHDPFQSGGMGTPSHDRVEAGSIHKSNKGVLFLDEINTLDVRTQQKLMTAIQEGEFSITGQSERSSGAMVQTEPVPCNFIMIAAGNLDAMENMHPALRNRIKGYGYEVYMEDTIEDTPEMRRKYVRFIAQEVERDGRLPHFTADAVEELILESKRRSGRKNHLTLHFRTLGGLVRVAGDIARSEDRERTTRDDVLRAKDRSRSIEQQLADDYIERRKDYELQVTKDGVEGRVNGLAVMGEDSGIMLPVMAEIAPAQGGGQVIATGQLKEMAEESVQNVSAIIKKFSDVDLSEKDIHIQFVQAGQQGVDGDSASITVATAVISALEDIPVDQSIAMTGSLSVRGDVLPVGGVTHKIEAAAKAGCKTVIIPKANEQDVMIEDEYEEMIEIVPCSNISEVLEVALMSEPKKDSLLDRLRSITGTAFDQGSVGSASGSNPSLQ
- a CDS encoding polyprenyl synthetase family protein yields the protein MRETITRRRAAIEDALRNHLPDVDEFEQYREGPVSIGRPRTRGQVFLALFDGFSAGTRVPDRILPIAVALELASLQTRVHRTALERPRSTTAEYDPTRDILRGDLLESTAFETMLSVRASPRVVQRCFGVLVRASRRVQEGNAMDYGAETVIRHPDLDVGRRFGALTGGAAELARIVTEADDYRRRLIEAGSAFEYHLWLHLRSPKTVTAESSKSSTPVDVCRRQIDALADCCPSPSGERVRRQLRAFLEESTNYEAADSRA
- a CDS encoding TetR/AcrR family transcriptional regulator — translated: MAAQSRSDETTDAIMRATYQALCKHGYPDTTISNIAAEFDKSKGLLYYHYDDKDDLLTDFLRYLLERFDSNIKDDIDGDPYEQLIGLIERILPARLDDDQLRFRQAFFEIRSQAPHSEAYHDLIAQNDDLLRSELTSVIERGIDSGQFRSVDPEQTVDFILTMSIGTMERVATLEDEDLYRRNRRSLIEYIDRQLLEESDGTE
- a CDS encoding IclR family transcriptional regulator, which gives rise to MTKPPKKRTGRRIQSVEIAFNILDAVRKNDQITVTELADELSHSKSTIHSHLQTLEEQEIIVRYDDGYRLSLQVLDMANDVRDQVANYDVIVDEVDELAAETGEIAQFGLEEHGKVSYLYKAMGNQAVETASRAGGKQPMYSTSLGKAILAFLPSDKRDAIVSDTTFASKTPKTITDPNSLDEELDTIAERGYAIDDEENIEGLRCVAAPVRNGKTVLGAISITGPASRITDDYLHGELADSVQRAANVIELNTKFS